The following coding sequences are from one Bradyrhizobium sp. WSM471 window:
- a CDS encoding SDR family NAD(P)-dependent oxidoreductase — translation MYLEKFKLNGKTAFITGGGQGIGLACAEALAEAGARVVIGDRDSKVADDAKASLKAKGYDIETAIMDVTDTKRVAEVANDLVARHGKVDILVNNAGIARSETPAETVTDEHWLNVIDVNLNGTFWCCREFGKHMLKAKSGAIVNVGSMSGFIVNKPQEQSFYNASKAGVHHLTKSLAAEWGARGIRVNAVAPTYIETPLNAFVKSNPRMYDAWIGGTPMARMGQVEEIASVVLFLSSEAASLMTGSIVLVDGGYTCW, via the coding sequence ATGTACCTGGAAAAATTCAAGCTGAACGGGAAGACGGCGTTCATCACCGGCGGCGGGCAGGGCATCGGGCTCGCCTGCGCGGAAGCGCTGGCTGAAGCCGGCGCCAGGGTGGTCATCGGCGATCGTGACAGCAAGGTCGCCGATGATGCGAAAGCCAGCCTGAAAGCGAAGGGCTACGACATCGAGACGGCGATCATGGACGTCACCGATACCAAGCGCGTGGCGGAAGTGGCCAACGACCTCGTTGCCCGCCATGGCAAGGTCGACATCCTCGTCAACAACGCCGGCATCGCCCGCAGCGAGACACCCGCCGAGACCGTGACCGACGAGCACTGGCTCAATGTGATCGACGTCAATCTCAACGGCACCTTCTGGTGCTGTCGTGAGTTCGGCAAGCACATGCTCAAGGCGAAGAGCGGCGCCATCGTCAATGTCGGATCGATGTCCGGCTTCATCGTCAACAAGCCGCAGGAGCAGTCCTTCTACAATGCGTCCAAGGCCGGCGTGCACCATCTGACGAAATCGCTGGCCGCCGAATGGGGCGCGCGCGGCATTCGCGTCAACGCGGTGGCGCCGACCTACATCGAGACGCCGCTCAACGCCTTCGTGAAGAGCAATCCGAGAATGTACGACGCCTGGATCGGTGGAACCCCGATGGCGCGGATGGGGCAGGTCGAGGAGATCGCCTCGGTGGTGCTGTTCCTCTCGTCCGAGGCCGCGAGCCTGATGACCGGCAGCATCGTGCTGGTGGATGGCGGCTACACTTGCTGGTAG
- a CDS encoding FGGY-family carbohydrate kinase, protein MPRAYIGVDVGTTSARAGVFDEAGTLLAIARHPIRIWHEAGDIVEQSSQDIWDACTASVRAAMAEAAIAPGSVGGIGFDATCSLVVLDRQGEPLTISTSGDRQRNVIVWMDHRATAEARLINETGDAVLRYVGGSISPEMEMPKLLWLKRHMRASFDAAGHFFDLADYLTWRATGSLQRSTCTVTCKWNYLAHDGGGWSAPFFKRIGLSDFVNEKYARIGTEIVAPGTRLGAGLTGTAAADLGLSPGTPVGASLIDAHAGGIGAIGGRDGSGGMSDVGDRLAYIMGTSACIMATTKEPCFVPGVWGPYYSGMVPNFWLNEGGQSAAGAAIDHLLKSHPGHAEASAAARHEGLDLIEFLERRIIARAGGASRAALLARDVHVLPEFIGNRSPYADPETRAVIAGLDLDTDIASMERLFVAGLCGLAYGLAEVIEAFAAHGVHSSIMIMGGGASRSPLVRQIMADTTGLTVALPQTGEPVLLGAAMLGAIAGGAYASIGETMAKMSALGRKSEPTTPDIAAFHARKREVYRLLREVDRGSRAAMRGMAGG, encoded by the coding sequence ATGCCGCGAGCGTATATCGGCGTCGATGTAGGGACCACGAGCGCGCGGGCAGGGGTGTTCGACGAGGCGGGCACCTTGCTGGCGATCGCACGGCATCCGATCAGGATATGGCACGAGGCGGGTGACATCGTCGAGCAGTCGTCCCAGGATATCTGGGACGCTTGCACGGCGTCGGTACGGGCCGCGATGGCGGAAGCTGCGATCGCGCCCGGCAGCGTCGGCGGTATCGGTTTCGACGCTACCTGCTCCCTCGTGGTGCTCGACCGGCAAGGCGAGCCGCTCACTATCAGCACCTCCGGCGACCGGCAGCGCAACGTCATCGTCTGGATGGATCACCGCGCCACGGCCGAGGCGCGGCTGATCAACGAGACCGGTGACGCCGTGCTGCGCTATGTCGGCGGCTCGATCTCGCCAGAGATGGAAATGCCGAAACTGCTGTGGCTGAAGCGGCATATGCGCGCGAGCTTCGACGCTGCAGGGCACTTTTTCGATCTGGCAGACTACTTGACCTGGCGCGCCACCGGTTCGCTGCAACGCTCGACCTGCACCGTCACCTGCAAATGGAACTATCTCGCCCATGACGGCGGCGGCTGGAGCGCGCCATTCTTCAAGCGGATCGGCCTGTCGGACTTCGTCAACGAGAAATACGCCCGCATTGGCACCGAGATCGTCGCGCCCGGCACGCGGCTCGGCGCCGGTCTAACCGGTACGGCAGCTGCCGATCTTGGCTTGTCACCGGGCACACCGGTCGGAGCGTCCCTGATCGATGCCCATGCCGGCGGCATTGGCGCAATCGGCGGCCGCGACGGATCGGGCGGGATGAGCGACGTTGGCGACCGTCTCGCCTACATCATGGGAACGTCGGCCTGCATCATGGCGACGACGAAAGAACCGTGCTTCGTGCCGGGCGTGTGGGGTCCTTATTACTCCGGCATGGTGCCGAATTTCTGGCTTAACGAGGGCGGGCAGTCGGCTGCGGGCGCCGCGATCGACCATCTTCTCAAATCGCATCCCGGCCACGCCGAGGCGAGCGCGGCCGCGCGCCACGAGGGTCTCGACCTCATCGAGTTCCTCGAACGCCGCATCATCGCGCGCGCCGGCGGCGCCAGCCGCGCCGCGCTGCTGGCCCGCGATGTCCATGTGCTTCCCGAGTTCATCGGTAACCGCTCGCCCTATGCCGACCCTGAAACGCGCGCGGTAATCGCAGGCCTCGATCTCGACACCGACATCGCCTCGATGGAGCGGCTCTTCGTCGCTGGCCTCTGCGGTCTCGCCTATGGGCTTGCCGAGGTGATCGAGGCCTTTGCCGCGCATGGCGTCCACTCCAGCATCATGATCATGGGCGGCGGCGCAAGCCGCAGTCCGCTGGTGCGGCAGATCATGGCCGATACAACCGGCCTCACCGTGGCGCTGCCGCAGACCGGGGAGCCGGTGCTGCTCGGCGCTGCCATGCTCGGCGCGATCGCCGGTGGCGCCTACGCCTCGATCGGGGAGACCATGGCAAAGATGTCGGCGCTGGGACGGAAGAGCGAGCCGACCACGCCCGACATCGCCGCCTTCCACGCCCGCAAGCGCGAGGTCTACAGATTGCTGCGCGAGGTCGATCGCGGCAGCCGCGCCGCGATGCGTGGAATGGCCGGAGGTTGA
- a CDS encoding carbohydrate kinase, translating into MLISCGDALIDFVPTRNTDGREAVMPAVGGSCLNVAIGMARLGAPTGFVGGISTDMFGRMIADHAAASNVELALATRSEHQTTLAFVRIVAGESHYAFYDAETATRNWTYRRGSIPFATVEALHVGSTTLVNDQGATETRALIAGARASSTISFDPNCRPNLVKDRPAYLARMTEFAASADLIKMSDVDFAYLFADEPYHQRASTLLARGASLVVITRGDNGAIAWHAGAGQIEVAAPKVVVADTIGAGDSFQAALLFALHKQGRLARQQLKDIGADELRRALTFAANCAGLTCTRPGADPPWSHEISWSS; encoded by the coding sequence ATGTTGATTTCCTGCGGCGACGCGCTGATCGATTTCGTCCCGACGCGGAACACCGACGGGCGCGAAGCGGTGATGCCGGCGGTCGGCGGCTCCTGCCTCAACGTCGCAATCGGCATGGCGCGGCTCGGCGCGCCGACCGGCTTTGTCGGTGGGATCTCGACGGACATGTTCGGGCGCATGATCGCCGACCACGCCGCTGCCTCCAATGTCGAGCTCGCGCTCGCCACCCGCAGCGAACACCAGACCACGCTCGCCTTCGTTCGCATCGTCGCCGGCGAGTCGCATTACGCCTTCTACGACGCCGAGACCGCGACGCGGAATTGGACCTACCGGCGCGGCTCCATTCCATTCGCGACCGTCGAAGCGCTCCATGTCGGCTCGACCACGCTCGTCAATGACCAGGGCGCGACCGAGACCAGGGCCCTGATCGCGGGCGCACGAGCGTCCTCGACGATCTCCTTTGATCCGAACTGCCGGCCCAACCTCGTGAAGGACAGGCCGGCTTATCTCGCCCGCATGACCGAGTTTGCGGCCAGCGCCGATCTCATCAAGATGTCGGACGTCGATTTTGCCTATCTGTTCGCCGACGAGCCGTATCACCAGCGAGCGAGCACGCTGCTCGCACGCGGCGCGAGCCTCGTCGTCATCACCCGTGGGGACAACGGTGCGATCGCGTGGCATGCGGGGGCAGGGCAGATCGAGGTCGCCGCCCCCAAAGTCGTGGTCGCCGACACCATCGGCGCAGGTGACAGTTTTCAGGCGGCGTTGTTGTTCGCCCTGCACAAGCAGGGACGTCTCGCCCGACAGCAACTGAAGGATATCGGCGCAGACGAGCTTCGCCGCGCGCTGACCTTTGCCGCCAACTGCGCCGGGCTGACCTGCACCCGCCCGGGCGCCGATCCGCCCTGGAGCCACGAGATTAGTTGGAGCTCGTAG
- a CDS encoding LysR family transcriptional regulator: MDLRRLRYFVAVAEAHSVGKAAERLRMAQPPLSVQIRKLEAEVGAPLFRRGTRGMDLTEAGQALLARAGEALALAADGIEAARAVAAGSRGRLSVGYMFVLANAMLPRLIPELRRSIPGVDLDFAELSATTREPRLLDRSVTAALCMPAINHPEIQVARIGAQPFMLAVPNRSPLARLSAVPMTRLQGRPLIALPPPERDPSSSAVAALLRRHQIVMPIASRVETVHSAMSLVLAGEGLAILPACAQLGAPRGVVFRPLRDATDSIDIAVCWRRDSQSPLIRTFLKCAEKAVARM; the protein is encoded by the coding sequence ATGGATCTTCGCCGGCTCCGCTATTTCGTCGCCGTCGCCGAGGCGCACAGTGTCGGCAAGGCTGCCGAGCGGCTGCGGATGGCGCAGCCGCCGCTCTCGGTCCAGATCCGCAAGCTGGAGGCCGAGGTCGGCGCGCCGCTGTTCCGCCGTGGCACGCGCGGCATGGATTTGACCGAAGCGGGCCAGGCGCTGCTGGCGCGCGCCGGCGAGGCGCTGGCGCTGGCAGCCGACGGCATCGAAGCCGCGCGCGCGGTCGCGGCCGGCAGCCGTGGTCGGCTGTCCGTCGGCTACATGTTCGTGCTGGCGAACGCGATGCTGCCGCGTCTCATCCCGGAGTTGCGGCGATCCATTCCCGGCGTCGATCTCGATTTCGCCGAGCTCAGTGCCACGACGCGCGAGCCGCGTCTGCTCGACCGCAGCGTCACCGCCGCGCTGTGCATGCCAGCCATCAACCATCCCGAGATTCAGGTGGCCCGAATCGGCGCGCAGCCGTTCATGCTGGCGGTGCCAAACCGTTCGCCGCTTGCGCGCCTGAGCGCGGTGCCAATGACACGACTACAGGGCCGTCCGCTGATCGCGCTGCCGCCGCCGGAGCGGGACCCCTCCTCCTCCGCAGTCGCGGCCCTGCTGCGGCGGCATCAGATCGTGATGCCGATTGCGAGCCGGGTGGAGACGGTGCATTCGGCGATGAGCCTGGTTCTCGCCGGTGAAGGCCTGGCCATCCTGCCCGCCTGCGCCCAGCTCGGCGCGCCGCGCGGGGTCGTATTCCGGCCGCTGCGGGATGCGACCGATTCCATCGACATCGCGGTCTGCTGGCGGCGCGACTCCCAGAGTCCGCTGATCCGCACCTTCCTGAAATGTGCCGAGAAGGCGGTCGCGCGGATGTGA
- a CDS encoding amidase yields MNGDPCLLSATMLRGLIATKQISPVELTRAVLARAEALQPELNCFITICGDEALAAAREAERKLMAGEPLGLLHGIPVTVKDIVNTRGVKTSFGAIPYKDNVPDEDAVAVARLRAEGAILIGKTTTPEFGSKCLTDSPLFGRTRNAWSAERSSGGSSGGAAVAVASGIGPLAIATDGGGSTRIPAACNGVVGLKQGNGVIPHSQALDVFGNQTYVTPMTRTVADTALMMQAMAGEDPCDPWSIGVPVPDFIGTAAPRGDLRGQKILYCLSPPGRPVSADVAASFKASLDRLTGLGAELEEFSGEGFDIEPIWRAINHTVWRTRFAKLAAEHGDQLSEAFLKQLALATDVSGVAYQEAMFARTALFRRVQSLLARGHLLATPTITRTALPIKQDLFGTIEIDGAHFDSIRPHWFPWTMPFNMTGHPAISLPCGFGRDGLPIGLQLVGRFRSDADLLRVSALFEASQGLLSRWPG; encoded by the coding sequence ATGAACGGCGATCCTTGCCTGCTATCCGCAACCATGCTGCGCGGCCTCATCGCGACAAAGCAGATCTCGCCCGTCGAGCTCACCCGTGCGGTGCTCGCCCGTGCCGAGGCGCTCCAGCCCGAGCTGAACTGCTTCATCACGATCTGCGGCGACGAGGCGCTTGCCGCCGCGCGCGAGGCCGAGCGCAAGCTGATGGCCGGCGAGCCGCTCGGCCTGCTGCACGGCATCCCCGTCACCGTCAAGGACATCGTCAACACCAGGGGCGTGAAGACCAGTTTCGGCGCCATTCCTTACAAGGACAATGTTCCGGACGAGGATGCCGTCGCGGTTGCGCGGCTCCGTGCGGAAGGCGCCATCCTGATCGGCAAGACCACCACGCCGGAATTCGGCAGCAAATGCTTGACCGACTCGCCGCTGTTCGGCCGCACCCGCAATGCGTGGAGCGCCGAGCGCTCGTCGGGCGGCTCCAGCGGCGGCGCGGCGGTGGCCGTGGCGAGCGGCATCGGACCGCTTGCGATCGCGACTGATGGCGGCGGCTCGACGCGAATTCCCGCCGCCTGCAATGGTGTGGTGGGTTTGAAGCAGGGCAACGGCGTCATCCCGCACAGCCAGGCGCTGGACGTGTTCGGCAACCAGACTTATGTCACGCCGATGACGCGGACCGTCGCCGACACCGCGCTGATGATGCAGGCGATGGCCGGCGAGGATCCTTGCGATCCCTGGTCGATCGGCGTTCCCGTGCCGGACTTCATCGGCACGGCCGCCCCGCGCGGCGATCTGCGTGGGCAGAAAATCCTGTATTGTCTGTCGCCGCCCGGACGCCCTGTCTCTGCCGACGTCGCAGCCAGCTTCAAGGCGAGTCTCGATCGACTCACGGGCCTGGGTGCCGAGCTCGAGGAGTTTTCGGGCGAGGGGTTCGACATCGAGCCGATCTGGCGCGCCATCAACCACACGGTCTGGCGCACGCGCTTTGCCAAACTCGCGGCCGAACATGGGGACCAGCTGAGCGAGGCCTTCCTCAAGCAGCTCGCGCTTGCCACCGACGTCAGCGGCGTCGCCTATCAGGAGGCGATGTTCGCGCGTACGGCGCTGTTCCGCCGGGTGCAATCCCTGCTTGCGCGCGGGCATCTCTTGGCCACGCCGACCATCACCCGTACGGCGCTGCCGATCAAGCAGGACCTGTTCGGCACCATCGAGATCGACGGGGCGCATTTCGACAGCATCCGGCCGCACTGGTTCCCCTGGACCATGCCGTTCAACATGACCGGACACCCCGCGATCAGTCTGCCCTGCGGCTTCGGCCGCGACGGCCTGCCGATCGGCTTGCAACTCGTAGGCCGCTTCCGCAGCGATGCTGACTTGCTGCGCGTGAGCGCGCTGTTCGAGGCGTCGCAGGGCCTTCTGTCCCGCTGGCCCGGCTGA
- a CDS encoding ABC transporter permease: protein MSVFVLRRLLTLLATLVGASVIIFLVLDALPGNAAQMLMGADASADAVRALTVKLGLDQPLAVRYLQWIKGLLVGDLGNSYVYGTPVASLIAERLVLTIPLAMMSMLITVTLALSAGIYTAANHNKLGDVGVMSLTQVGIALPNFWFAILLVLLFSVRLQWLSAGGFPGWEDGIWLGIKSLLMPAVSLAVVQAAILARVTRSAVLEVLREDFVRTARAKGLGKREVLWRHVLRNAMIPVMTVMGLQFANLLAGTIVIENVFYLPGLGRLIFQSIANRDLIVVRNCVMLLATMVVIVNFVVDVLYAFVDPRIKVHDL, encoded by the coding sequence ATGAGCGTATTTGTCCTCCGACGTCTGCTGACCTTGCTGGCGACCCTGGTCGGCGCGTCCGTGATCATTTTCCTGGTGTTGGATGCTCTCCCGGGCAACGCCGCGCAGATGCTGATGGGCGCCGATGCCTCGGCCGACGCGGTGCGTGCGCTCACCGTCAAGCTCGGGCTCGACCAGCCGCTGGCGGTTCGCTATCTGCAGTGGATCAAGGGGCTGCTCGTCGGCGATCTCGGCAATTCCTATGTCTACGGCACGCCGGTCGCAAGCCTGATTGCGGAGCGGCTGGTGCTGACCATTCCGCTCGCGATGATGTCCATGCTGATCACCGTGACGCTGGCGCTGTCGGCCGGCATCTACACCGCCGCCAACCACAACAAGCTCGGCGACGTCGGCGTGATGTCGCTGACGCAGGTGGGCATCGCGCTGCCGAATTTCTGGTTCGCGATCCTGCTGGTGCTGTTGTTTTCGGTGCGGCTGCAATGGCTGTCCGCGGGCGGTTTCCCCGGTTGGGAGGACGGCATCTGGCTCGGAATCAAGTCGCTGCTGATGCCGGCGGTGTCGCTCGCGGTGGTGCAGGCCGCGATCCTCGCACGCGTCACGCGCTCGGCCGTGCTGGAAGTGCTGCGTGAAGACTTCGTCCGCACGGCGCGCGCAAAGGGCCTCGGCAAGCGCGAGGTGCTGTGGCGTCACGTGCTGCGCAACGCCATGATCCCCGTGATGACGGTGATGGGCCTGCAATTCGCCAATCTGCTCGCCGGCACCATCGTGATCGAGAACGTGTTCTATCTGCCGGGCCTCGGCCGCCTGATTTTTCAGTCGATCGCCAACCGCGACCTCATCGTGGTGCGCAACTGCGTAATGCTGCTCGCGACTATGGTCGTCATCGTCAATTTCGTGGTCGACGTGCTCTATGCCTTCGTCGATCCCCGCATCAAGGTTCACGACCTGTGA
- a CDS encoding ABC transporter permease, which translates to MSAPLTTLVDAPAIARPLPARTFWRRALHHRSFVLGGALSLLVLASALLSLLWTPWSPYEIDIASKLRPPSAAHWLGTDVFGRDIVSLLLAGARSTIMVGIIAVSIGLTFGVCLGLIASAKRGWTEEIIMRFSDFTFAFPAVLSAIMLAAVVGPGMVTSIVAIGIFQIPTLIRLTRGSANAIWAREFVLAARAAGKGKFRITIEHVLPNILSILIVQATIQFALAILAEAALSYLGLGTQPPQPSWGRMLNDAQTLLFQSPMLAVYPGAAIAIAVLGLNLLGDGLRDLLDPRLARER; encoded by the coding sequence GTGAGCGCGCCGCTGACCACCCTGGTCGACGCGCCGGCCATCGCGCGCCCTCTGCCGGCCCGGACCTTCTGGCGCCGCGCGCTGCATCATCGCAGCTTCGTGCTCGGCGGCGCGCTGAGCCTGCTGGTTCTCGCCTCGGCGCTGCTGTCGCTGCTGTGGACGCCCTGGTCGCCTTATGAGATCGACATCGCGTCAAAGCTCCGGCCCCCCTCGGCCGCGCACTGGCTCGGCACCGACGTCTTCGGCCGCGACATCGTCTCGCTGCTCCTCGCCGGCGCCCGCTCCACCATCATGGTCGGCATCATCGCGGTCAGCATCGGCCTCACCTTCGGCGTCTGTCTCGGCCTGATCGCGTCGGCCAAGCGCGGCTGGACCGAAGAGATCATCATGCGCTTCTCCGATTTCACCTTCGCCTTTCCGGCCGTGCTCTCCGCCATCATGCTCGCCGCGGTCGTTGGGCCGGGCATGGTGACCTCGATCGTCGCCATCGGCATCTTCCAGATCCCGACGCTGATCCGGCTGACGCGCGGCTCGGCCAATGCGATCTGGGCGCGCGAATTCGTGCTGGCCGCGCGCGCGGCGGGGAAGGGCAAGTTTCGCATCACCATCGAGCACGTGCTGCCCAACATCCTGTCGATCCTGATCGTGCAGGCGACGATCCAGTTTGCGCTCGCGATCCTTGCCGAGGCCGCCTTGTCCTATCTCGGTCTCGGCACGCAGCCGCCGCAGCCGTCCTGGGGACGGATGTTGAATGACGCGCAGACACTGCTGTTCCAGTCGCCGATGCTCGCGGTCTATCCGGGTGCTGCGATCGCGATCGCGGTGCTCGGTCTCAATCTGCTCGGCGACGGGTTGCGCGATCTGCTCGATCCACGACTGGCGCGGGAGCGATGA
- a CDS encoding ABC transporter ATP-binding protein, translating into MGERSTMPLIEVENLGVRLNTSRGPAQAVRGVSFALKRGETLGLVGESGCGKSVTALSLMGLLPDSASVIGSIKLDGGELAGLSDADYCRLRGNRISMIFQEPMTALNPMHTIGHQVAEPLRRHRKYSASQARKEAIALLERVGLPDPARRVDAYPHQFSGGQRQRVTIAMALACEPDLLIADEPTTALDVTIQGQILDLIADLVEERGMSMILISHDLGVIAENVQRMMVMYGGTIIESGPTDEVFRRMGHPYTQGLFRARPKLGARKGTRLTTISGTVPELADLPSGCTFADRCPLVIEQCRAALPPMVDVGPGHFVRCIRTDVSMAERVGALTA; encoded by the coding sequence ATGGGCGAGCGCTCGACCATGCCGTTGATCGAGGTCGAAAATCTCGGCGTGCGCCTCAATACCAGCCGCGGGCCGGCACAGGCCGTGCGCGGCGTCAGCTTTGCCCTGAAGCGCGGCGAGACGCTCGGGCTCGTCGGTGAATCCGGCTGCGGCAAGTCGGTCACCGCGTTGTCGCTGATGGGGCTGCTGCCGGACAGCGCGTCCGTCATCGGCAGCATCAAGCTGGATGGCGGCGAGCTCGCCGGATTGTCGGACGCGGACTATTGTCGGCTGCGCGGCAATCGCATCAGCATGATCTTCCAGGAGCCGATGACCGCGCTCAACCCGATGCACACGATCGGCCACCAGGTCGCCGAGCCGCTGCGGCGTCACAGGAAATATTCGGCATCGCAGGCGCGCAAGGAAGCGATCGCCTTGCTCGAGCGCGTCGGGCTGCCTGATCCGGCCAGGCGTGTCGACGCCTATCCGCACCAGTTTTCCGGCGGCCAGCGTCAGCGCGTCACGATTGCGATGGCGCTCGCCTGCGAGCCGGACCTTCTGATCGCGGACGAGCCGACCACGGCGCTCGACGTCACTATCCAGGGCCAGATCCTCGACCTCATCGCCGATCTCGTCGAGGAGCGCGGCATGTCCATGATCCTGATCTCGCACGATCTCGGCGTCATCGCCGAGAACGTGCAACGCATGATGGTGATGTACGGCGGCACGATCATCGAGAGCGGACCGACCGACGAGGTGTTCCGCCGGATGGGCCATCCCTACACGCAGGGCCTGTTCCGCGCCCGACCGAAGCTCGGCGCGCGCAAGGGGACGCGGCTGACGACGATATCCGGCACGGTGCCGGAGCTCGCCGATCTGCCTTCCGGTTGCACCTTCGCCGATCGGTGCCCGCTCGTGATCGAGCAGTGCCGGGCCGCGCTTCCACCGATGGTGGACGTCGGACCGGGCCATTTCGTGCGCTGCATCCGGACCGACGTGTCCATGGCCGAACGCGTCGGAGCGCTGACCGCATGA
- a CDS encoding ABC transporter ATP-binding protein, with amino-acid sequence MSTAPLLDVKDLEQRYTLPRESVFRPPGQVRALNGVSVRVDAGKSLGIVGESGSGKSTFARVVMALERPTSGQVALLGRDLNRISADELRRARRDFQMVFQDPYGSLDPRQTIARIVAEPLTVLEGIDRTTLRARVSAVLRQVGLRDADMEKYPHEFSGGQRQRIAIARALITQPKLIVADEPVSALDVSVQAQVLNLMQDLQEQFGLSYVLISHDLAVVDYLCDEVAVMYLGRIVEQGRPEDLFESCAHPYTRALLDAVPRVRAGGGRRRRGAQAIASQSVVATGCPYASRCALADQHCREVLPELRKVGETHLAACHKAEAVMALPQLPAEG; translated from the coding sequence ATGAGCACGGCGCCTCTTCTCGACGTGAAGGATCTCGAGCAGCGCTACACGCTGCCGCGCGAAAGCGTGTTCCGCCCGCCGGGGCAGGTGCGTGCGCTCAACGGTGTCAGCGTGCGGGTCGACGCCGGCAAGAGCCTCGGTATCGTCGGCGAATCCGGCTCCGGCAAGTCGACCTTCGCGCGCGTGGTGATGGCGCTGGAGCGGCCGACATCGGGGCAGGTCGCGCTGCTCGGCCGCGACCTCAACCGCATCTCCGCTGACGAGCTGCGCCGAGCCCGCCGCGATTTCCAGATGGTGTTCCAGGATCCCTACGGATCGCTGGATCCACGCCAGACCATCGCGCGTATCGTTGCCGAACCGCTGACCGTATTGGAGGGGATTGATCGCACGACGCTTCGTGCCCGCGTCTCCGCGGTGCTGCGGCAGGTGGGCCTGCGCGATGCCGACATGGAGAAATATCCGCACGAATTCTCCGGCGGCCAGCGCCAGCGCATCGCCATCGCGCGCGCGCTGATCACCCAGCCGAAGCTGATCGTCGCCGACGAGCCGGTCTCCGCGCTCGACGTCTCCGTGCAGGCGCAAGTCTTGAACCTGATGCAGGACCTCCAGGAACAGTTCGGCCTGAGTTACGTCCTGATCAGCCACGATCTGGCCGTCGTCGACTATCTCTGCGACGAGGTCGCGGTGATGTATCTCGGCCGCATCGTCGAGCAGGGCCGTCCCGAGGATCTGTTCGAGAGCTGCGCCCATCCCTATACGCGAGCGCTACTGGATGCCGTGCCGCGGGTGCGCGCCGGCGGCGGCCGGCGGCGGCGCGGGGCCCAGGCAATCGCCTCGCAATCGGTGGTCGCGACCGGGTGCCCCTATGCCTCGCGATGCGCGCTCGCTGACCAGCATTGCCGCGAGGTTCTGCCTGAGCTACGCAAGGTGGGCGAGACGCATCTGGCCGCCTGCCACAAGGCGGAAGCCGTGATGGCGTTGCCGCAGTTGCCCGCGGAAGGTTAG